A window of Prolixibacter sp. SD074 contains these coding sequences:
- a CDS encoding O-antigen ligase codes for MERTSHIKLALFYIVSLLFIAANIYLLVVKESRVLLLLPMALGVALLALYRLDVLFRLVIFLTPLSIPLTTFYPDSTINMSLPSEPILFGLLGIFVLRLLMANDFDRRVWRHPVTCFVGIYLGWMLLTSLTSTMPLVSLKAFLAAAWFISVAYFMATQYLKRGFASIRQLWLLFIVAMVIVIVLTIRKHIGYGLWNKQIAYKVPRPFFNDHTVYGAVIAMMVPYVIAFASDKGSKLKIRLLFVLLLPVFLAGLVFSYSRASWLSVAIAAVAWIIMKLRIRFTHLLFTGVTIVVILFTFWTQILLKLETNKTDSSSNMMKHVESMTNITSDASNVERLNRWYCALEMFKEKPVFGWGPNTYQFKYAPFQMREFRTIISTNSGDWGNAHSEYLGALASSGLVGLLAFLALIVSILYTGIRLYSRTKDSRTRLLSLAAVISLITYFVHSFLNNFLDMNNAAIPFWMSFALIVVLDIKDSNRIRS; via the coding sequence GTGGAACGTACCAGCCACATAAAACTTGCCCTGTTTTACATTGTATCGCTTCTTTTTATTGCGGCCAATATCTACCTGTTGGTTGTAAAGGAGAGCCGCGTACTGCTCCTGTTGCCAATGGCTTTGGGTGTGGCGCTGTTGGCTTTGTACCGTCTCGATGTGTTGTTTCGTTTGGTCATATTTTTGACACCGCTTTCCATCCCGTTAACCACATTTTATCCGGATTCAACCATCAATATGAGCCTGCCATCGGAACCCATCCTGTTTGGTTTGCTGGGCATATTTGTGCTGCGGCTCTTAATGGCGAATGATTTTGACCGCAGAGTGTGGCGTCATCCTGTAACCTGTTTCGTCGGAATCTACCTGGGGTGGATGTTACTGACCAGTTTGACCTCGACGATGCCATTGGTCTCCCTGAAAGCTTTTCTGGCTGCAGCCTGGTTCATTAGTGTGGCCTATTTCATGGCAACGCAATACCTGAAGCGGGGATTTGCATCCATCCGGCAATTGTGGCTACTCTTTATAGTGGCCATGGTCATCGTGATCGTCCTCACTATCCGGAAGCACATTGGGTATGGTTTGTGGAACAAGCAGATTGCTTACAAGGTTCCCCGGCCATTTTTTAACGATCATACCGTTTATGGCGCCGTTATTGCCATGATGGTTCCCTATGTGATAGCATTTGCTTCCGATAAGGGAAGTAAGCTGAAAATCCGTCTGCTGTTTGTTTTGTTGCTTCCGGTTTTCCTTGCCGGATTGGTTTTCTCCTATTCACGGGCCAGCTGGTTGAGTGTCGCCATTGCCGCAGTGGCCTGGATTATTATGAAATTGCGCATTCGGTTTACACATCTCCTTTTTACCGGCGTAACCATTGTGGTCATCTTGTTTACATTTTGGACACAGATTTTGCTGAAACTGGAGACCAACAAAACCGATTCGTCGAGTAACATGATGAAGCATGTGGAGTCGATGACGAATATTACTTCGGATGCCTCGAATGTGGAACGGCTGAACCGCTGGTACTGTGCGTTGGAAATGTTTAAGGAAAAGCCGGTTTTCGGATGGGGGCCGAACACCTATCAGTTCAAATATGCCCCGTTTCAGATGCGCGAATTCCGAACGATTATCAGCACGAATTCCGGCGATTGGGGAAATGCACACAGCGAGTACCTGGGGGCGTTGGCCTCCTCCGGATTAGTAGGGTTACTCGCTTTCCTGGCCTTGATTGTCTCGATTCTATACACCGGCATCCGGTTGTATTCGCGCACCAAAGATTCCCGGACGCGACTTCTGTCGTTAGCCGCGGTCATATCCCTCATTACCTATTTCGTTCACAGTTTTCTGAATAACTTCCTCGACATGAACAATGCGGCCATCCCGTTCTGGATGAGTTTTGCACTGATTGTGGTGCTGGACATTAAAGACTCCAATAGGATTAGAAGTTAG
- the efp gene encoding elongation factor P, giving the protein MASTADFRNGLCIEFNDQLFQIVQFQHVKPGKGSAFVRTKLKNLKTGRVIENTFNSGVKVTLARIERRPYQFLYKDDLGFNFMHTETFEQVIISPDLMENADLLKDGMILEIVFHAETETALSVELPPFVELEVVYTEPGEKGNTASSTALKPAEMETGATIMVPIFVNQGDIIKVDTRDRSYSERVKK; this is encoded by the coding sequence ATGGCATCTACTGCAGATTTCCGAAACGGATTGTGCATTGAGTTCAACGATCAGTTGTTCCAGATTGTGCAGTTTCAGCACGTCAAACCAGGGAAAGGTTCCGCTTTTGTTCGTACCAAACTCAAAAACCTGAAAACCGGCCGCGTGATTGAGAATACATTCAACTCCGGGGTGAAAGTTACCCTTGCCCGCATTGAACGCCGCCCTTATCAGTTCCTGTATAAAGATGATTTGGGTTTTAATTTCATGCATACCGAGACTTTTGAGCAAGTCATCATCTCACCTGATTTGATGGAAAATGCTGACTTGTTGAAAGATGGAATGATACTCGAAATTGTGTTCCATGCTGAAACTGAAACGGCACTGAGTGTTGAATTACCTCCGTTTGTTGAACTGGAAGTGGTTTACACCGAACCAGGTGAAAAAGGCAATACGGCTTCTTCTACCGCATTGAAACCGGCCGAAATGGAAACCGGCGCCACCATCATGGTCCCGATTTTTGTGAACCAGGGCGACATCATTAAAGTAGATACACGCGACCGCTCCTACTCGGAACGTGTGAAGAAATAA
- the tsaB gene encoding tRNA (adenosine(37)-N6)-threonylcarbamoyltransferase complex dimerization subunit type 1 TsaB, translating to MVPSIHSPQRALIKPSKKYKRYWHAGNDTDMKNLPSLHKIYSMPLILNLESSTEVCSVSVAKDGNVLAFRENSDGMNHAKLLTLYAEEVLNELKLNAADLDAVAVSGGPGSYTGLRIGVSAAKGICYAAGLPLIAISSLESMAAHVALHLQENGLPTNEPLLLCPMIDARRMEVYSALFSTNGEQVRDITADVIDHHSFEDYLQKGPVAFFGNGADKCKRAIQHPNALFPKGITASSKHMTALAEKAFSEKNFVDVAYYEPFYLKDFVATVPRKNIFGNQK from the coding sequence GTGGTGCCTTCTATTCATTCCCCGCAAAGGGCGCTGATTAAACCATCGAAGAAGTACAAACGTTACTGGCATGCCGGAAACGATACCGACATGAAAAATTTACCATCTTTGCACAAAATTTATAGCATGCCATTAATTCTGAATTTGGAGTCGTCGACTGAAGTCTGTTCTGTGTCCGTAGCAAAAGACGGCAATGTACTCGCCTTTCGTGAAAACAGCGATGGTATGAATCATGCTAAGCTGTTGACGTTGTATGCGGAAGAAGTTTTAAATGAATTAAAATTAAATGCTGCCGATTTGGATGCCGTTGCCGTATCAGGCGGTCCCGGTTCCTATACCGGCTTACGGATCGGCGTTTCAGCGGCAAAAGGTATTTGTTATGCGGCAGGACTTCCGCTAATTGCGATATCGTCCCTGGAATCGATGGCTGCGCATGTGGCTTTGCACCTTCAGGAGAATGGACTTCCAACCAACGAACCACTGCTTCTGTGCCCCATGATTGATGCACGGCGAATGGAAGTTTATTCTGCCCTTTTTTCCACGAATGGAGAACAGGTGCGGGATATCACTGCCGATGTCATCGACCACCATTCCTTTGAGGATTACCTGCAAAAAGGACCCGTGGCTTTTTTCGGTAATGGAGCCGATAAATGCAAAAGGGCGATTCAGCATCCCAATGCCCTCTTCCCGAAAGGCATTACGGCTTCATCTAAACACATGACTGCTCTTGCCGAAAAGGCTTTCAGTGAGAAAAACTTTGTTGATGTGGCTTATTATGAACCTTTTTACTTGAAGGATTTCGTTGCCACCGTTCCGCGGAAAAATATTTTTGGAAACCAGAAATAA
- a CDS encoding LytTR family DNA-binding domain-containing protein, with amino-acid sequence MLRTVIIDDDQLSRSILKKTFEKCFENVILEGEANSVASGLELINRVHPNLVFLDIKLPDGTGFDLIEKLGNTDFKLIFTTAYSGYAIKAFKYSAFDYIVKPIVPDDIKASLNRINQVSSASTLPRVRAMRDNLFGSSEDANATIALPELNGFSIVKIDDIERCEGERNYSRIFFKDGTETLVSRTLMEFENLLACHGFCRIHRSHLINLKNVVRYLKTGGGMIEMNSGEMLKVSAKYKDELLNRLLHNRL; translated from the coding sequence ATGTTGCGTACAGTAATTATTGATGACGATCAACTTTCGAGGAGCATTTTGAAGAAAACATTTGAGAAATGTTTTGAGAACGTCATACTCGAAGGAGAGGCCAATTCGGTAGCATCCGGATTGGAATTGATCAACCGGGTGCACCCGAATTTGGTTTTTCTCGATATTAAGCTTCCTGACGGTACCGGTTTTGATTTAATTGAGAAGCTCGGGAACACCGACTTCAAACTAATTTTCACAACCGCTTATAGCGGGTATGCCATCAAGGCCTTTAAGTATTCAGCATTCGACTACATTGTTAAACCCATTGTTCCCGACGATATTAAGGCATCGCTGAACCGGATTAACCAGGTGTCATCGGCATCGACTTTACCAAGGGTAAGGGCCATGCGTGATAATTTGTTTGGTTCGTCCGAAGATGCCAACGCTACGATTGCCTTACCGGAGTTGAATGGCTTCTCCATTGTGAAAATTGACGACATTGAACGGTGCGAGGGAGAACGCAACTATTCGCGTATATTCTTCAAAGACGGGACCGAAACACTGGTGAGCCGGACACTGATGGAGTTCGAAAATCTCCTGGCATGTCATGGCTTTTGCCGGATCCACCGCAGTCATTTAATCAACCTGAAAAATGTAGTCCGTTACCTGAAAACGGGAGGAGGTATGATCGAAATGAATAGTGGCGAAATGTTGAAGGTTTCCGCCAAATATAAGGATGAACTCCTGAACCGGCTGCTGCATAACCGGCTCTGA
- a CDS encoding transposase — translation MEIESLLRYLLPQEIFEYFDLIDFKEVEGGQLELHLNEKSIKPLEHADKELVSNGFDEPVRIQDFPLRDKTVYFVVRRRKWKDKHTGKIYSSRWDLIAKGTSYTKEFAAFLKGLLGQIPDKFE, via the coding sequence ATGGAAATAGAAAGCTTACTACGTTACTTATTGCCCCAGGAAATATTTGAATACTTTGATTTGATTGATTTCAAGGAAGTAGAAGGTGGACAATTAGAGCTACATTTAAATGAAAAGTCAATTAAGCCCTTGGAGCACGCTGATAAAGAGCTGGTTTCAAATGGATTCGACGAGCCTGTCCGTATCCAAGATTTTCCGTTAAGGGACAAGACAGTCTATTTTGTCGTCAGGCGACGAAAATGGAAGGACAAGCACACAGGAAAGATCTATAGTTCCCGATGGGATTTAATAGCCAAAGGCACCAGCTACACCAAAGAGTTTGCTGCTTTTTTAAAAGGGTTACTTGGACAAATACCCGATAAGTTCGAATAG
- a CDS encoding transposase gives MSIDETALTNGELYTVVTNKAGKGKKGSLVAMIEGTEAGKVIEVLDKISEEERNAVEEVTLDMASSMRKIVKSCFPKASRVIDRFHVQKLAYDALQEIRIKHRWDAINEETNAIENAKADGVKYIPEVLSNGDTKKQLLARSRYLLFKSGDKWTDKQKKRAAVLFELYPDIKEAYSLTHSLRMIFLKNTDKKVAYTKMARWFNDVTESGFKSFNTISATFYAHYPEILNFFDNRSTNASAESFNAKLKAFRATQRGVVDIEFFLFRVAKIYA, from the coding sequence TTGAGTATCGATGAAACAGCACTTACCAATGGAGAACTTTACACCGTGGTGACCAATAAGGCAGGGAAAGGGAAAAAGGGCTCTTTAGTGGCCATGATAGAAGGGACAGAGGCAGGGAAAGTTATTGAAGTTTTAGATAAGATATCAGAAGAAGAAAGAAATGCAGTTGAAGAGGTAACACTGGATATGGCCAGTTCCATGCGAAAAATAGTAAAAAGTTGTTTTCCAAAAGCCAGCCGGGTTATTGACCGCTTTCATGTCCAGAAACTGGCCTATGATGCATTGCAGGAGATACGTATCAAACACCGTTGGGATGCCATTAATGAAGAAACCAATGCAATTGAAAATGCAAAAGCTGATGGCGTAAAATATATCCCTGAAGTTTTAAGCAATGGAGACACTAAAAAACAACTTCTGGCCCGTAGCCGGTATTTATTGTTTAAATCAGGGGATAAATGGACTGACAAGCAAAAGAAAAGAGCTGCTGTATTGTTTGAGCTTTATCCCGACATTAAAGAAGCATATTCCCTGACACATTCATTAAGAATGATATTTTTGAAAAACACGGACAAGAAAGTAGCTTATACTAAAATGGCCAGGTGGTTCAACGATGTTACTGAATCCGGTTTTAAATCTTTCAATACCATATCTGCTACATTCTATGCGCATTATCCTGAAATATTAAACTTCTTTGACAACCGAAGCACTAATGCTTCTGCTGAATCATTTAATGCCAAACTTAAAGCTTTCCGTGCAACTCAAAGAGGAGTTGTCGATATTGAATTTTTCCTTTTCAGAGTGGCTAAGATTTATGCGTAA
- a CDS encoding HYR domain-containing protein: MLGSGFAFGKSTQWTDTSSSSWTDPANWNNGVPGAGDDVTIPWLSGFVYQPIIDADASMASLTMNSNPNTLTVASGVNVTISGNVTIGNSATFDTNGGNVTVGGQLSVNGNLTMSTGSGTINAQNSTITMDGSTWDMSGGSNFNPGTSTIIFSGGTQLITGSGGVKDITFYNLTANNGAQVTSDIDVIVNNSMNVVPPATFNVTPGNTLTANSSISITEQPVAQEVCEGSTATFTVVASGATSYQWRKNSVDISSATSSTLSISNATSSDEAVYDCVISDGVGTVYSDAVSLTVNPLPSVSLAASSSTGCSGGSITLTATSSGGIPNLTGSNTSPGNINDYQTINRSIVMPSGTLSSASELEIHLNISHTWVGDLVVTLKGPGSIGTTTLFDRVGYPQSTWGNSDDFISSGDYVFSTSGATVLPEVYSAFGEIPTGTYKPSDNTGNANNFSGLNFPIADIAGTWTLSVSDNANSDSGVLNNWSLTINNGGVYTTYFSGPGNIGPITYSGANNSIATATVTPASTGVLNYTATTSDPNSCSSTSSPVSITVNTPPTLTATPTDADFGQTNGSISATASGGLTPYQFSLDSGPYQASGDFTNLSPGTYTITVEDASGCSASSTVDVNEKPDTQAPQFTNCSNDTTVIADPTTCTAKVWYNIPTATDNGGAYASALPGFSYLGDHGGHSYYLSTDIELSKDTHVKVFDNGGHLATITSAEENNFLKTFAEALGQDVWFGFTDAGQEGQWRWVTGEDSTLYTNWNSDEPNNTNSNENWAEMYGTTTSEHEAGSWNDQFDTDTRYFFLEFDGPRVIGEMQNEGETAWQQAPAPGSTFSTGIHHMRFTATDASGNTSICTFDINVTESEPPTITVPADVSAFADAGSCYATNVDLGTPATSDNCGVKSVTNDAPTSFSEGTTTVTWTVTDKSGNTATDTQDVTVTSNGIISGDDQTTEGDNSWIGHIYNGTNFQDYYGQVTELQLFDEGFGGNYTCYDFSNSSGGGSIYTETFSVHYRMHTTTLDGIYLVDIGSDDGARLYVDNNLVYTHWSDRAYATDAGILFSVNGDNHLLLDFYENTGANRISFGNLQKVTDKLASGTTQSVCINTAAHKIVGNDAFTDSPISSNTEYTVTYQWQESTDGTTFTDISGASSKDYTPQTTVAGKTYYQRILTISRTNPGMSTTTVATSVSDIAEITVNPEVSTPVFTEGTTSARCQGAGTVTYSATAANSTAITYSLDATSLTNGNSIDASTGEVTYADTWSGTSVITVSAEGCGGPKTATHTVTTTPSVGVPTLITVSAGSEPACPPEDGTLTTTYSTTATNSTGLVWSIDNLSAGSIDSSTGEMTWAQGFSGTVNIKVEASGCNGPTMASRKVTVIDNEPPTFDPSFTYGNLTECATDELSQQATLTLDLPVANTDNCGTPTLSYSVTGNTTVNSTVVTGPTVNVTFNEGLSTVTYTLDDGNGNTNTLSFTVTIDHKPNPGIIIAN, translated from the coding sequence GTGCTGGGTTCCGGATTTGCTTTCGGAAAATCCACTCAATGGACAGACACTTCTAGTAGCTCATGGACTGATCCGGCAAACTGGAATAATGGAGTTCCTGGAGCTGGTGATGATGTTACCATTCCATGGCTTTCTGGTTTTGTATATCAGCCGATTATTGATGCAGATGCTTCGATGGCCAGTTTAACAATGAATAGTAATCCCAATACATTGACGGTTGCTTCGGGAGTAAATGTTACTATCTCAGGAAATGTAACCATAGGGAATAGCGCTACTTTCGATACAAATGGAGGCAATGTGACTGTTGGGGGGCAATTGTCCGTCAATGGGAACTTGACCATGTCGACAGGTAGCGGAACGATCAATGCACAAAACAGTACCATCACTATGGATGGTTCTACCTGGGATATGAGTGGCGGAAGCAACTTTAATCCGGGAACCAGTACGATTATTTTTTCCGGGGGAACACAGTTGATTACCGGTTCAGGTGGGGTTAAAGATATTACCTTTTACAACCTTACTGCTAATAATGGAGCGCAGGTTACCTCTGATATCGACGTGATAGTAAACAATAGTATGAATGTGGTGCCACCTGCAACATTTAATGTTACACCGGGAAACACACTTACTGCGAATTCTTCAATTAGTATCACCGAACAGCCGGTAGCGCAGGAGGTATGCGAAGGTTCCACAGCGACGTTTACGGTTGTTGCCAGTGGAGCAACCAGTTATCAGTGGAGAAAAAATTCAGTCGATATTTCGAGCGCTACTTCCAGTACGCTATCCATCAGTAATGCGACCAGCAGTGATGAGGCTGTTTACGATTGTGTTATCTCAGATGGTGTTGGAACTGTTTATAGTGACGCAGTAAGTTTAACGGTCAATCCTTTGCCTTCAGTTTCATTGGCAGCTTCTTCTTCAACTGGATGTTCGGGGGGAAGCATAACTCTAACAGCCACAAGTTCAGGTGGAATTCCTAATCTAACGGGAAGCAATACATCTCCAGGTAATATAAATGACTACCAAACAATTAATCGCTCTATCGTCATGCCTAGCGGAACACTCAGTTCTGCTTCTGAACTGGAAATTCACTTGAATATAAGTCATACCTGGGTTGGCGATTTGGTTGTAACATTAAAAGGTCCCGGCAGTATTGGGACAACTACTTTGTTTGATAGAGTAGGGTATCCGCAAAGTACTTGGGGAAACAGTGACGATTTTATCAGTAGTGGCGACTATGTCTTTTCGACAAGTGGAGCGACCGTATTACCGGAGGTGTATTCCGCATTTGGAGAAATACCTACTGGAACTTATAAGCCAAGTGACAATACCGGAAACGCAAATAATTTTTCGGGACTTAATTTTCCCATTGCAGATATTGCCGGGACATGGACTTTGTCGGTTTCTGATAATGCTAACAGCGATTCTGGTGTGTTAAACAATTGGTCGTTAACAATAAATAACGGTGGAGTTTATACTACTTATTTTAGTGGACCTGGAAACATTGGCCCAATAACTTATTCAGGTGCGAATAATTCAATCGCAACAGCTACTGTAACTCCAGCAAGCACAGGAGTATTAAATTATACGGCAACGACATCCGACCCCAATAGTTGTTCATCAACGTCGTCACCGGTTTCCATTACCGTAAATACGCCACCAACATTAACAGCAACTCCAACAGATGCAGATTTTGGACAAACGAATGGCTCAATATCAGCAACAGCATCAGGAGGGCTGACTCCCTATCAGTTTAGTCTCGATTCGGGTCCGTATCAGGCTTCAGGGGATTTTACCAATCTTTCTCCGGGAACTTATACCATAACAGTTGAGGATGCTTCCGGTTGTTCTGCTTCAAGTACTGTGGATGTAAATGAGAAGCCAGATACACAGGCGCCACAGTTCACCAATTGTTCCAATGATACAACCGTGATTGCGGATCCAACTACCTGTACCGCCAAAGTTTGGTACAATATTCCCACGGCTACTGACAACGGAGGTGCATATGCGAGCGCTTTGCCCGGATTTAGTTACTTAGGTGATCACGGTGGCCACTCCTATTATTTATCAACTGATATTGAGCTATCTAAGGATACCCACGTTAAAGTCTTTGATAATGGTGGTCATCTGGCAACCATCACGTCGGCTGAAGAGAATAATTTTCTAAAGACTTTTGCGGAAGCTCTGGGGCAGGATGTTTGGTTTGGCTTTACTGATGCGGGACAGGAAGGACAGTGGCGATGGGTAACAGGCGAGGATTCTACCCTTTACACAAATTGGAATTCAGACGAGCCCAATAACACTAACAGCAATGAAAACTGGGCTGAGATGTATGGAACTACTACTTCCGAGCATGAAGCCGGGAGTTGGAACGACCAGTTTGATACCGATACCCGTTACTTCTTTCTCGAGTTTGATGGGCCACGCGTGATCGGTGAGATGCAAAACGAAGGTGAAACGGCTTGGCAACAGGCTCCGGCACCGGGAAGTACATTTTCAACGGGAATACATCACATGCGGTTTACTGCGACTGATGCATCCGGTAATACTTCCATATGTACTTTTGACATTAATGTAACTGAGTCTGAACCTCCCACAATTACTGTACCTGCAGATGTAAGCGCATTTGCTGATGCCGGCTCCTGTTATGCAACCAACGTAGATTTGGGAACGCCTGCCACTTCTGATAACTGTGGCGTGAAGAGTGTGACGAATGATGCCCCGACAAGTTTTTCGGAAGGAACAACAACGGTTACCTGGACCGTGACAGATAAATCAGGTAATACAGCTACGGATACTCAAGATGTAACAGTAACGTCAAATGGGATTATTTCCGGTGATGATCAAACCACCGAGGGAGACAATTCATGGATTGGCCATATATACAATGGAACCAATTTTCAAGACTACTATGGTCAAGTAACGGAGCTGCAGCTTTTCGACGAAGGATTTGGAGGAAACTATACATGTTATGATTTCTCCAATAGCTCAGGAGGTGGCTCAATTTATACGGAGACTTTTTCAGTCCATTATAGAATGCACACGACGACGCTGGATGGTATTTACTTAGTGGATATCGGCAGTGATGATGGTGCCCGCTTGTATGTTGACAATAATTTGGTTTATACCCATTGGAGTGACCGGGCTTATGCAACCGATGCGGGAATTCTTTTCAGTGTCAATGGAGATAATCATCTGTTATTGGATTTTTACGAAAATACCGGGGCAAATCGGATTTCGTTTGGTAATCTGCAAAAAGTAACAGATAAACTTGCTTCGGGAACAACGCAGAGTGTATGCATTAATACCGCAGCCCATAAAATAGTTGGTAATGATGCATTTACTGATAGTCCAATCTCAAGCAATACAGAATACACTGTAACTTATCAGTGGCAGGAGAGTACCGATGGGACAACTTTCACGGATATTTCTGGAGCAAGCTCAAAAGATTATACTCCGCAGACAACTGTTGCGGGTAAAACGTATTATCAAAGAATCCTCACTATATCGCGTACAAATCCGGGCATGTCAACGACAACAGTCGCGACCAGTGTTTCAGATATTGCAGAAATCACTGTAAATCCTGAAGTGTCGACTCCTGTTTTTACCGAAGGTACAACTTCCGCCCGTTGTCAAGGGGCAGGTACGGTAACTTATTCGGCAACGGCAGCAAATTCCACGGCAATCACCTATTCGCTGGATGCAACAAGTTTAACCAATGGCAACTCGATTGACGCGAGTACCGGAGAAGTAACATATGCTGATACCTGGAGTGGAACCTCGGTTATTACAGTAAGTGCTGAAGGTTGTGGTGGTCCTAAAACAGCTACACATACAGTTACTACAACTCCGTCGGTTGGAGTTCCAACCCTGATCACTGTTTCGGCTGGTTCAGAACCCGCGTGTCCGCCTGAGGATGGGACCCTGACAACAACTTATTCTACAACCGCAACCAATAGTACAGGGCTGGTCTGGAGCATTGATAACTTATCCGCTGGTTCTATCGATTCATCAACTGGGGAGATGACCTGGGCTCAAGGATTTTCAGGGACCGTGAATATTAAGGTAGAAGCTTCAGGATGTAATGGGCCTACAATGGCTTCGCGGAAAGTTACCGTTATAGATAATGAGCCCCCAACTTTTGATCCATCCTTTACTTATGGAAACCTGACAGAATGTGCCACAGATGAATTATCGCAGCAGGCAACGCTAACGCTCGATCTTCCGGTTGCTAATACAGACAACTGCGGAACACCTACTTTATCGTACAGTGTGACTGGAAATACAACGGTCAATTCAACTGTGGTAACTGGTCCTACCGTAAATGTCACGTTCAACGAAGGCCTTTCCACGGTTACATACACACTGGATGATGGCAATGGAAATACGAATACCCTGTCTTTTACCGTAACAATCGATCACAAACCTAACCCTGGAATTATAATAGCAAACTAA